A stretch of the Erinaceus europaeus chromosome 23, mEriEur2.1, whole genome shotgun sequence genome encodes the following:
- the LOC103116116 gene encoding olfactory receptor 1M1-like: protein MTTENQTNALEFILLGLTEVPEEETFLYILFLLMYVVTVVGNLLIILAISSDPHLHTPMYFFLANLSWVDFCLATNTVPQMLVNIQSKSKSISYPRCLTQMYFFHFFGIMDSVLIAVMAYDRFVAICHPLHYTTIMSPRLCGLLVGGPWLFSCVISLTHILLMARLVFCGHNELPHYFCDLTPLLRLSCTDTTINQIFVLIVAGMVIATPFFCILASYARIIVAIWKVPSVGGRKKAFSTCSSHLSVVALFYGTTIGVYLCPSSVRTAVKEKASAIMYTTVTPMLNPFIYSLRNKDLKGALRKLINRKNHRLFLTPHGAGSSRT from the coding sequence ATGACTACAGAGAACCAAACCAATGCCTTGGAGTTCATCCTCCTGGGACTGACAGAAGTTCCAGAGGAAGAAACCTTCCTCTACATCCTGTTTCTCCTCATGTATGTGGTCACCGTAGTGGGCAACTTACTCATCATCCTGGCCATCAGCTCTGACCCTCAcctccacacccccatgtacttcttcctcgcCAACCTCTCCTGGGTGGACTTCTGCCTGGCCACCAATACCGTCCCCCAAATGTTGGTCAACATCCAAAGCAAGAGCAAGTCCATCTCCTACCCCCGCTGCCTGACCCAGATgtatttcttccatttcttcggCATCATGGACAGCGTCTTGATTGCCGTCATGGCTTATGACAGGTTCGTGGCCATCTGTCACCCCCTGCACTACACCACTATCATGAGCCCACGGCTCTGTGGGCTGCTGGTCGGGGGGCCCTGGCTGTTCTCCTGTGTCATCTCCCTCACCCACATCCTCCTCATGGCCCGGCTGGTGTTCTGTGGCCACAATGAGCTTCCTCACTACTTCTGTGACCTCACGCCCCTTCTCAGGCTGTCCTGCACggacaccaccatcaaccagatcTTTGTGCTCATCGTGGCTGGCATGGTGATCGCCACCCCCTTCTTCTGCATCCTAGCTTCCTATGCCCGAATCATCGTGGCCATCTGGAAGGTGCCCTCCGTGGGGGGCAGGAAGAAAGCCTTCTCTACCTGCAGCTCCCACCTGTCTGTGGTGGCCCTATTCTACGGGACCACCATCGGGGTCTACCTGTGTCCCTCCTCAGTGCGCACGGCTGTGAAAGAGAAAGCCTCAGCCATCATGTACACCACGGTCACCCCCATGCTGAACCCCTTCATCTACAGCCTAAGGAACAAGGACCTGAAAGGAGCCTTGAGGAAACTCATCAACAGAAAAAATCACCGCCTCTTCCTGACACCTCATGGAGCCGGGAGTTCTAGGACATGA